Proteins encoded by one window of Cervus canadensis isolate Bull #8, Minnesota chromosome 18, ASM1932006v1, whole genome shotgun sequence:
- the ETV2 gene encoding ETS translocation variant 2 isoform X1, translating into MDLWNWDEVSPQEVPLGHRTSGLEGSELNFYIPELALQGDTPTEDTCWKATSLFLAGLPQTDWSSTPYPEAQWGAEPAPQALPWPGDWTDLPCSGTIPCSGVSQALGPAPWNGPEGAAGQNYATSAGSANSWPRTQVASSSASWDYSIGPDSATCWGRSLGGEPCADPTLPWAGPAASDCTTFWDSGLHTDCTTSSQEYQSSDLTTCSEPTQQSDRATLARYPKTNHRGPIQLWQFLLELLHDGARRSCIRWTGNSREFQLCDPKEVARLWGERKRKPGMNYEKLSRGLRYYYRRDIVRKSGGRKYTYRFGGRVPGLIYPDLVGGGLEATTQ; encoded by the exons ATGGACTTGTGGAACTGGGATGAAGTATCACCACAGGAAGTGCCTCTGGGGCACAGGACGTCAGGGCTGG AAGGATCTGAACTCAACTTCTATATCCCTGAACTGGCACTCCAAGGGGACACGCCGACAGAGGACACATGCTGGAAAG CTACATCCTTATTTCTTGCAGGGCTCCCACAGACAGACTGGAGCTCTACTCCGTACCCAGAAGCTCAATGGGGGGCGG AGCCCGCCCCTCAAGCTCTTCCGTGGCCGGGAGACTGGACAGACCTGCCGTGCTCCGGCACCATCCCTTGCAGCGGTGTTTCCCAGGCCCTGGGTCCCGCCCCTTGGAACGGCCCCGAAGGGGCTGCTGGCCAGAATTACGCCACCTCCGCGGGAAGTGCCAACTCGTGGCCGCGCACCCAGGTCGCCTCCAGCTCCGCCAGCTGGGACTATTCTATCGGCCCCGACAGCGCCACCTGCTGGGGCAGGAGCCTCGGCGGGGAGCCCTGCGCGGACCCAACCCTTCCTTGGGCCGGGCCTGCGGCCTCGGACTGTACCACCTTCTGGGACTCAGGGCTGCACACGGATTGCACCACCTCTTCCCAGGAATACCAGAGCTCAGATCTCACCACTTGCTCTGAACCCACCCAGCAGTCGGACCGCGCAACCTTGGCTCGTTACCCCAAAACTAACCACAGAG GTCCCATTCAGCTGTGGCAGTTCCTCCTCGAGCTGCTCCACGACGGAGCGCGTAGAAGCTGCATCCGCTGGACCGGCAATAGCCGAGAGTTCCaactgtgcgaccccaaagag GTGGCGCGGCTGTGGGGCGAGCGCAAGAGGAAGCCAGGCATGAATTACGAGAAGCTGAGCCGAGGTCTGCGCTACTACTACCGCCGCGACATCGTGCGCAAGAGCGGGGGGCGCAAGTACACGTACCGCTTCGGGGGCCGCGTGCCTGGTCTAATCTATCCCGACCTTGTGGGAGGCGGGCTGGAAGCAACGACCCAATAA
- the ETV2 gene encoding ETS translocation variant 2 isoform X2, translating to MDLWNWDEVSPQEVPLGHRTSGLEGSELNFYIPELALQGDTPTEDTCWKGPIQLWQFLLELLHDGARRSCIRWTGNSREFQLCDPKEVARLWGERKRKPGMNYEKLSRGLRYYYRRDIVRKSGGRKYTYRFGGRVPGLIYPDLVGGGLEATTQ from the exons ATGGACTTGTGGAACTGGGATGAAGTATCACCACAGGAAGTGCCTCTGGGGCACAGGACGTCAGGGCTGG AAGGATCTGAACTCAACTTCTATATCCCTGAACTGGCACTCCAAGGGGACACGCCGACAGAGGACACATGCTGGAAAG GTCCCATTCAGCTGTGGCAGTTCCTCCTCGAGCTGCTCCACGACGGAGCGCGTAGAAGCTGCATCCGCTGGACCGGCAATAGCCGAGAGTTCCaactgtgcgaccccaaagag GTGGCGCGGCTGTGGGGCGAGCGCAAGAGGAAGCCAGGCATGAATTACGAGAAGCTGAGCCGAGGTCTGCGCTACTACTACCGCCGCGACATCGTGCGCAAGAGCGGGGGGCGCAAGTACACGTACCGCTTCGGGGGCCGCGTGCCTGGTCTAATCTATCCCGACCTTGTGGGAGGCGGGCTGGAAGCAACGACCCAATAA
- the RBM42 gene encoding RNA-binding protein 42 isoform X2, whose amino-acid sequence MAGAGPAPGLPGAGGPVVPGPGAGIPGKSGEERLKEMEAEMALFEQEVLGAPVTGIPTAVPAVPTVPTVEAMQVPAAPVIRPIIATNTYQQVQQTLEARAAAAATVVPPMVGGPPFVGPVGFGPGDRSHLDSPEAREALFLRRAAAGPRPMALRPPHQALVGPPLPGPPGPPMMLPPMARAPGPPLGSMAALRPPLEEPATPRELGLGLGLGLKEKEEAVVAAAAGLEEASAAVAVGAGGAPAGPAVIGPSLPLALAMPLPEPEPLPLPLEVVRGLLPPLRIPELLSLRPRPRPPRPEPPPGLMALEVPEPLSEDKKKGKPEKLKRCIRTAAGSSWEDPSLLEWDADDFRIFCGDLGNEVNDDILARAFSRFPSFLKAKVIRDKRTGKTKGYGFVSFKDPSDYVRAMREMNGKYVGSRPIKLRKSMWKDRNLDVVRKKQKEKKKLGLR is encoded by the exons ATGGCCGGAGCGGGGCCAGCCCCGGGCCTCCCGGGCGCAGGAGGACCTGTGGTTCCGGGCCCTGGTGCCGGCATCCCGGGAAAGAGCGGCGAGGAACGCTTGAAGGAGATGGAGGCGGAGATGGCCCT GTTTGAGCAGGAAGTTCTGGGGGCTCCCGTAACAGGAATCCCAACTGCCGTGCCTGCGGTGCCTACAGTCCCCACGGTTGAAGCGATGCAAGTCCCAGCAGCTCCTGTGATCCGCCCAATTATCGCGACCAACACATACCAGCAG GTCCAACAGACTCTGGAGGCCCGAGCAGCCGCTGCAGCCACAGTGGTTCCTCCCATGGTGGGTGGCCCACCTTTTGTGGGTCCAG TTGGCTTTGGCCCTGGTGATCGGAGTCACCTGGACAGTCCAGAGGCTCGAGAAGCCCTGTTCCTGCGGCGAGCAG CAGCTGGGCCCCGCCCTATGGCCCTGCGGCCCCCTCACCAGGCCCTCGTGGGGCCCCCCCTGCCTGGGCCCCCTGGACCACCTATGATGCTGCCACCGATGGCTCGGGCCCCCGGCCCGCCCTTGGGCTCCATGGCTGCTCTGAGGCCTCCTCTG GAAGAGCCAGCAACACCCCGAGAGCTGGGCCTAGGCCTGGGGTTGGGcctgaaagagaaggaagaggctgTGGTGGCGGCAgcagctgggctggaggaggctaGCGCAGCGGTGGCGGTGGGAGCCGGGGGCGCCCCAGCTGGCCCTGCAGTCATTGGGCCCAGCCTGCCACTGGCCCTGGCCATGCCTCTGCCTGAGCCTGAACCCCTGCCCCTCCCGCTGGAAGTTGTGCGAGGCCTGCTGCCCCCACTGCGCATTCCTGAGCTCCTGTCCCTGCGTCCGAGACCCCGGCCACCTCGGCCTGAGCCACCTCCTGGCCTCATGGCTCTTGAG GTGCCAGAACCTCTGAGTGAGGACAAGAAGAAAGGGAAACCAGAGAAACTGAAGCGCTGCATTCGCACAGCAGCTGGGAGCAGCTGGGAGGACCCCAGCCTGCTAGAGTGGGATGCGG ATGACTTCCGGATCTTCTGTGGAGACCTGGGCAACGAGGTGAACGATGACATCTTGGCCCGAGCCTTCAGCCGCTTCCCATCCTTCCTTAAGGCTAAGGTGATCCGTGACAAGCGCACAGGCAAGACCAAGGGTTATGGCTTCGTCAGCTTTAAGGACCCCAGTGACTATGTGCGCGCCATGCGTGAGATGAATG GGAAGTATGTGGGCTCACGCCCCATCAAGCTGCGCAAGAGCATGTGGAAGGACCGGAACCTGGACGTGGTGCGCaagaagcagaaggagaagaagaaattgGGCCTGAGATAG
- the RBM42 gene encoding RNA-binding protein 42 isoform X3 yields MAGAGPAPGLPGAGGPVVPGPGAGIPGKSGEERLKEMEAEMALFEQEVLGAPVTGIPTAVPAVPTVPTVEAMQVPAAPVIRPIIATNTYQQVQQTLEARAAAAATVVPPMVGGPPFVGPAAGPRPMALRPPHQALVGPPLPGPPGPPMMLPPMARAPGPPLGSMAALRPPLEEPATPRELGLGLGLGLKEKEEAVVAAAAGLEEASAAVAVGAGGAPAGPAVIGPSLPLALAMPLPEPEPLPLPLEVVRGLLPPLRIPELLSLRPRPRPPRPEPPPGLMALEVPEPLSEDKKKGKPEKLKRCIRTAAGSSWEDPSLLEWDADDFRIFCGDLGNEVNDDILARAFSRFPSFLKAKVIRDKRTGKTKGYGFVSFKDPSDYVRAMREMNGKYVGSRPIKLRKSMWKDRNLDVVRKKQKEKKKLGLR; encoded by the exons ATGGCCGGAGCGGGGCCAGCCCCGGGCCTCCCGGGCGCAGGAGGACCTGTGGTTCCGGGCCCTGGTGCCGGCATCCCGGGAAAGAGCGGCGAGGAACGCTTGAAGGAGATGGAGGCGGAGATGGCCCT GTTTGAGCAGGAAGTTCTGGGGGCTCCCGTAACAGGAATCCCAACTGCCGTGCCTGCGGTGCCTACAGTCCCCACGGTTGAAGCGATGCAAGTCCCAGCAGCTCCTGTGATCCGCCCAATTATCGCGACCAACACATACCAGCAG GTCCAACAGACTCTGGAGGCCCGAGCAGCCGCTGCAGCCACAGTGGTTCCTCCCATGGTGGGTGGCCCACCTTTTGTGGGTCCAG CAGCTGGGCCCCGCCCTATGGCCCTGCGGCCCCCTCACCAGGCCCTCGTGGGGCCCCCCCTGCCTGGGCCCCCTGGACCACCTATGATGCTGCCACCGATGGCTCGGGCCCCCGGCCCGCCCTTGGGCTCCATGGCTGCTCTGAGGCCTCCTCTG GAAGAGCCAGCAACACCCCGAGAGCTGGGCCTAGGCCTGGGGTTGGGcctgaaagagaaggaagaggctgTGGTGGCGGCAgcagctgggctggaggaggctaGCGCAGCGGTGGCGGTGGGAGCCGGGGGCGCCCCAGCTGGCCCTGCAGTCATTGGGCCCAGCCTGCCACTGGCCCTGGCCATGCCTCTGCCTGAGCCTGAACCCCTGCCCCTCCCGCTGGAAGTTGTGCGAGGCCTGCTGCCCCCACTGCGCATTCCTGAGCTCCTGTCCCTGCGTCCGAGACCCCGGCCACCTCGGCCTGAGCCACCTCCTGGCCTCATGGCTCTTGAG GTGCCAGAACCTCTGAGTGAGGACAAGAAGAAAGGGAAACCAGAGAAACTGAAGCGCTGCATTCGCACAGCAGCTGGGAGCAGCTGGGAGGACCCCAGCCTGCTAGAGTGGGATGCGG ATGACTTCCGGATCTTCTGTGGAGACCTGGGCAACGAGGTGAACGATGACATCTTGGCCCGAGCCTTCAGCCGCTTCCCATCCTTCCTTAAGGCTAAGGTGATCCGTGACAAGCGCACAGGCAAGACCAAGGGTTATGGCTTCGTCAGCTTTAAGGACCCCAGTGACTATGTGCGCGCCATGCGTGAGATGAATG GGAAGTATGTGGGCTCACGCCCCATCAAGCTGCGCAAGAGCATGTGGAAGGACCGGAACCTGGACGTGGTGCGCaagaagcagaaggagaagaagaaattgGGCCTGAGATAG
- the RBM42 gene encoding RNA-binding protein 42 isoform X1: MAGAGPAPGLPGAGGPVVPGPGAGIPGKSGEERLKEMEAEMALFEQEVLGAPVTGIPTAVPAVPTVPTVEAMQVPAAPVIRPIIATNTYQQVQQTLEARAAAAATVVPPMVGGPPFVGPVGFGPGDRSHLDSPEAREALFLRRAAVAPQSATILRPAFVPHVLQRADSALTSAAAGPRPMALRPPHQALVGPPLPGPPGPPMMLPPMARAPGPPLGSMAALRPPLEEPATPRELGLGLGLGLKEKEEAVVAAAAGLEEASAAVAVGAGGAPAGPAVIGPSLPLALAMPLPEPEPLPLPLEVVRGLLPPLRIPELLSLRPRPRPPRPEPPPGLMALEVPEPLSEDKKKGKPEKLKRCIRTAAGSSWEDPSLLEWDADDFRIFCGDLGNEVNDDILARAFSRFPSFLKAKVIRDKRTGKTKGYGFVSFKDPSDYVRAMREMNGKYVGSRPIKLRKSMWKDRNLDVVRKKQKEKKKLGLR; encoded by the exons ATGGCCGGAGCGGGGCCAGCCCCGGGCCTCCCGGGCGCAGGAGGACCTGTGGTTCCGGGCCCTGGTGCCGGCATCCCGGGAAAGAGCGGCGAGGAACGCTTGAAGGAGATGGAGGCGGAGATGGCCCT GTTTGAGCAGGAAGTTCTGGGGGCTCCCGTAACAGGAATCCCAACTGCCGTGCCTGCGGTGCCTACAGTCCCCACGGTTGAAGCGATGCAAGTCCCAGCAGCTCCTGTGATCCGCCCAATTATCGCGACCAACACATACCAGCAG GTCCAACAGACTCTGGAGGCCCGAGCAGCCGCTGCAGCCACAGTGGTTCCTCCCATGGTGGGTGGCCCACCTTTTGTGGGTCCAG TTGGCTTTGGCCCTGGTGATCGGAGTCACCTGGACAGTCCAGAGGCTCGAGAAGCCCTGTTCCTGCGGCGAGCAG CTGTGGCCCCCCAGAGTGCCACTATTCTGCGTCCAGCCTTCGTCCCTCACGTGCTGCAGAGAGCAG ATTCTGCTCTTACCTCTGCAGCAGCTGGGCCCCGCCCTATGGCCCTGCGGCCCCCTCACCAGGCCCTCGTGGGGCCCCCCCTGCCTGGGCCCCCTGGACCACCTATGATGCTGCCACCGATGGCTCGGGCCCCCGGCCCGCCCTTGGGCTCCATGGCTGCTCTGAGGCCTCCTCTG GAAGAGCCAGCAACACCCCGAGAGCTGGGCCTAGGCCTGGGGTTGGGcctgaaagagaaggaagaggctgTGGTGGCGGCAgcagctgggctggaggaggctaGCGCAGCGGTGGCGGTGGGAGCCGGGGGCGCCCCAGCTGGCCCTGCAGTCATTGGGCCCAGCCTGCCACTGGCCCTGGCCATGCCTCTGCCTGAGCCTGAACCCCTGCCCCTCCCGCTGGAAGTTGTGCGAGGCCTGCTGCCCCCACTGCGCATTCCTGAGCTCCTGTCCCTGCGTCCGAGACCCCGGCCACCTCGGCCTGAGCCACCTCCTGGCCTCATGGCTCTTGAG GTGCCAGAACCTCTGAGTGAGGACAAGAAGAAAGGGAAACCAGAGAAACTGAAGCGCTGCATTCGCACAGCAGCTGGGAGCAGCTGGGAGGACCCCAGCCTGCTAGAGTGGGATGCGG ATGACTTCCGGATCTTCTGTGGAGACCTGGGCAACGAGGTGAACGATGACATCTTGGCCCGAGCCTTCAGCCGCTTCCCATCCTTCCTTAAGGCTAAGGTGATCCGTGACAAGCGCACAGGCAAGACCAAGGGTTATGGCTTCGTCAGCTTTAAGGACCCCAGTGACTATGTGCGCGCCATGCGTGAGATGAATG GGAAGTATGTGGGCTCACGCCCCATCAAGCTGCGCAAGAGCATGTGGAAGGACCGGAACCTGGACGTGGTGCGCaagaagcagaaggagaagaagaaattgGGCCTGAGATAG